In Tribolium castaneum strain GA2 chromosome 8, icTriCast1.1, whole genome shotgun sequence, the genomic window tttttcgtgtttttttttctaaatttcaaTTTCTAGTTATTCGACATGCTCAAAAAACAGCACGGAAAAATCGTCCTCGAAAAAGTCGAGCCAATCTGTGGCGACATTAGCGCCCCTGATTTGGGTTTGAGTCCCGAAGACCGCAAAAAACTAGTCCAAGAGACCGAAATCATCTACCATTCGGCCGCAACCGTTCAATTCGATGAACCATTCAAAAAAACGGTTTTACTCAATGTTCGAGGCACTCGTCTCATGCTCACATTGGCGAAAGAGTGCAAAAAATTGCTCGTATTTTGTCACGTATCCACAGCCTACTGCCAAGAAACGCAGGAAGTACTCAAGGAGAAGACCTACCCCCCTCCATGTGACCCCCACCGGATTATCGACATTTGTGAATGGATGAATGAAGATACTCTGGACACGATCGCACAACAGtgcgtaaaaaaataaaaattaaaaaaaaaattttgaccaattttCGATTTTAGTATGAGGGGGGCCAGTGCCAACAATTACACGTTCACTAAAGCCTTGGGTGAAGGTTTAGTGACTGAACAAATGGAAACTCTCCCTGTAATCATTCAAAGGCCCGCGGCTGGTATTTCaccaaatacaaaaaagtgggatttttttcaaaaaaaaaatttccagtGGTTCCAATTTGGAAGGAGCCAGTGCCTGGGTGGACCGACAACATAAATGGTCCCACAGGCCTCTTGATCGGGGCCGGCAAAGGTGTAATAAGGACCATGTATGGACGTAGCGATTACTTTGCCGATTATGTAGCTGTTGATATTATCGCTAATGGTTTGATCGTTACGGCTTACGATTACGTCACGTACAGGTATGCGAGGGGTCAATTGCAAAATTCGCTACTTGCTTGCTTGCAAGATGTGGCGAGGAAAAAAGAGAGAGTTTTTCTGGCTGGCGTGTTGTTGTTacacttattattattacaacaaGTCGGCTGATATTTTCGCAAAATCGCTTGGATTtgtgcaattatttttctgttataattaataattaagagAAAGTGATTGGAGGCAGCGTATGGTTGGCTAAAGTTCACGTCCGACTTTGTGCATGTATTCCACTTTTATTAATTCGATTTGGAATAACGAAAACCGCACTGTTTTGTGACCGCAATGGGAAAAAATACAAGCCCCGGGGGCGTTTCTGATTCATActatatttatgaaatttaaccagaaaaaacaaaaactgacCTACTAAACActaataccaattttttttgtttatttctttgTTGTCAACAGtccaaaaatcagaaaatggtgtaaaaattatttttcgggCACTTTTTGAACTAAATCGCTGAAATTCGTTAGAACAAAGCAAAAGtgccaaaaatcaccaaagatAGAAAATGATATTGttcttatgatttttttggaaaaattcgtaacaatttttagcaatatttttaacatagtCAAAAAAACACCCAAATAAGTGTATAATCATCGAAAgtgatattatttttgacaattcaTCGCATTTATGAGCTAAAACTCGAGacagaatttttgaatttttgtctctTTTTGAGTGTTTCAGTTCATGCTTTTAGgcagaaaaataaatctttatcacaaattcaccaaaaaaaagctgaaaaatcaGCAAATTAGATCGAAGTTCTGATTAAATTGGGCAAAAAATTAccctattttacatttttttaatgtgttttagCAAAGCTCTATACAAAGCTAAAAGGtccaaaaacataaataaagtttattcgagaaattcgacaaaaattaggagaaaaaacactaaataagcactaaataattttttagcacTTTAGCTAATCCTTTCAGCCAGAAAggcaattattttggaaaaattcgtAACAATTCGAATTTCTAAGCAGATGTCTagcaatattattttaaacatagTAAAAAAACACCTAAATAAGTATATAATCATCgaaagtgaaattatttttgacatttcagcgcatttttgagctaaaactCGACACagcattttttgaatttgtatcttttttcaatgacagaaaaaataatctttctcacaaaagaaaaagcactaaatatttttttagtacttTAGCAAATCCTTTCAGTCAGAAAggcaattattttggaaaaattcgtAACAATTCGAATTTCAAAGCAGATTTCTagcaatattattttaaacatagTCTAAAAAACACCCAAATACGTGTATAATCAtcgaaaataatattatttttgacatttcagcgcatttttgagctaaaaactagacagtttttttgaatttttgtcttttttgagTGATTCAGTTCATTTTTTCagacagaaaaataaatctttctcacaaattcaccaaaaaaaaggtgaaaaatcaacaaattagTTCGAAACTTGTATTACTTGTGCATTTTTCAAGCCTTTATTGGCAGAACTCTGTATTCGTGATTTTGCTAAACCAAGCCATAAAATCATTAAAGTGAGcgaaaaataacattatttaacatttttttaaatgttttgatAAAGCCCTAAGcttgaaaagtcaaaaaaaacaagcggaaaaatcacaaatttgtttaaaattggagTTATTTTGGCTTGTTTAACTCGACTTATTCATTTCTGATAGAAAAACTGACTTATTTCACCAAATTTCATCATGAAAGCCTAACAATCACTAAATTCGACaaatattgatattattttaatcGCTTTTGCGTAATTTAGCTTGTTTTTaaacgagatttaaaaaaaacaaaggcaTTATCCAACAATATGAGTTTCTTACAACAAATTACAGATAAATACAGAATGTCAAAATACCTTCCTTCAAAATTCTATtaaattgaagaaatttaaaaaccacacatttttttcagccagaaactcaattgtttcgtggaatttcgtaaaaaatctCGTCAGATTTTAAGCAATATTTCACCAAAcctatccaaaaaatcacgaaaCACTTGACTTTAAAGCGcgattttgagataaaaaaaaaacaagtttttgaccaaaattcgctaaattgctgattttttttatttttcataaatttttaaagagaaacacagttttttatcgcaaaaagtcaaaataaaactaaaaaacttaatctaaaacatgtaaaaaattgaattatttgttTGTATTTCATTAAGTTTTCGCGATATATCGCTAAacatagcaaaaaaaatcatcaaatttgaTCAGAAATGATactatttttgcctttttagcacatttttcatttttcgaaacattttttccgatgaaaacacaattatttcgcCATCTTCGAGTTTTAAACTTGGcccaaaaatcacattttgcctttttagcacgtttttgagcaaaaaatcagCTCATTCACAtgatttatcaaaaactttttcaaatttttagagTACGCCGTGTGTACAACATGACCTCATCCGACGAGCACTTAGTCACATTTCAGGAAATAATCGAAATGGGCCAAAAAATCCTCAACACACAAGTGGCCTTCGACTGGGTGCTTTGGTACCCAGGTGGTGGCATCACCAATTCCCGTCTTTGGCACAACATCCGATTTTactttttccaatttcttCCGGCGATTTTAATCGATATAATGCTCATGTTGTTTGGACTTCGGCCCTTGTGAgtgcaagaaaaattttttcggGGATTatttaaagtgtttttcaGCCTCACACGAGTCCAACGAAAAATCAAACGCGGTTATCAAATTTTCGAGTATTATTCGAACAGACGCTGGGATTTTCGCAAAGACAACGCTGCCGTCATCCGAAAATGGATGAACGAAACTGAACGAAAAGTGTTCAAAGTGGACGATGAAGGGTTGGATTATTACGATTATTTCGTGACGTGTACTTTAGGCGCACGGAGGTATATTAGGAACGAAAAGGATGAGAATATACCAAGTGCCCTAAGACGGCTCAAAATGTAATAAGTCACTgctattttattgtttcataattaattgtttttattaggATGTGGTTCGTCGACAAACTATGCAAGGTCTTAATCGtcgttggatttttttattatctctttaaaaaaatttcagccGTTTTTGGTATTTGATGGAGGTGGTCTGGATGGGGTTGTTCGATTCTTAGTCTTTTTCTAGTgcatttctatttattttcatcGGCCGTTTCCGgatcattttttatctagCGTTAggattagaaaataatttgtactATAAGTAACAACTGTATGCATTACGAATAAATGGATTAAAAAACTAGGGTGTTTTTTTGCCATTACCGTTACTGTTAATGTCGCCAGgacaatgaatttgaaaaaatagttgCAAAAAACAGGCTGATAGGGCATTAAATTCCCAATAGCAAGACATaaacaaaatgcaaaaattttatcgtaaactatatttaaaatttcagattgctagtttctgtttaaataaactcatgtgtttttattttactactaATATCTGCGAGAAGTTTAAAATCTCAGGCCATGGCCGCCTAAAATCTAAATATCTAGGAAGCCATGTCCACCTACAACAGCGCCCTCTGTTACGTTATATTTAACGTAATCTGTTATATTTtcgataataaatttttctagatCAGTATTGTCCTGTTTTAAATGATTCAGTGAATGAATGTTTGTTAGATTTGATAGATTCTGCCCGTAAATGTTTCTGGAGCTGGCCTGTTCTAGACGTGAACCTCACCCGAGGTTAGGTGTGCGTCGCAGTAGGCGAGAGCGCATCAGTCGGCATCGAGCAGTGGCATGGGTCACATCGGAAGCGCGAagcggtttatttaaattattgtgccgtttcgtttaatttattcttttttattggtattgtttttattttttttaatgtgttgctacaaacagtagccaacgtagAAGCTATACAAAAGTAGGtcccttttatttttgtgttgtattttttttatttcacaaaccaataattccttaaaatttaattgcaattaaaatgttgtgtaaaccggctctaaatgaggtgataaaaagtgatattttgggtgacacattttaaatacagtaactataaataaaataaaacactcaaataatttattgtcacgtattgattttgtctttaaaagacaaaaaaagatGAAAGTCGCtagctctaaatttaatgcaaataaagattttttattggtgttgttttttttttgctacaaacagtagccaacgcagaagccatatgaaggtaggttcttttttttctatttatcttGTGaaatgttgaatttaatagttttgagTGCCATCTGTTGTAACCTATTGtatattctttattttgtataatacTGAAAAAAGACGCTTATTGTaacttttatgcaaataaatatttttttattggttttgtttttgatttcttttaatatcttgctacaaacaatagccaacgcagaagccatatgaaggtaggttctttttttttctatttatcttGTGAgatgttgaatttaatagttttgcgTGCCATCTATTGTAACCTACTGtatattctttattttgtataatattgataaaagCCGCTTATTGTaacttttatgcaaataaagatttattttattggttttgtttttaatttctttttaatgtcttgctacaaacagtagccaacgcagaagccatatgaaggtaggttctttttttttctatttatcttGTGTGgtgttaaatataataatttgaGTGCCATTCATTGCAACCtactgtgtattttttattttatataatattgataaaagCCGCTtattgtaactttcatgcaaataaagattttttaatggtgttgttcttatttctttttaatatcttgctacaaacagtagccagcgcagaagccatatgaaggtaggtacattttatttaaggccaagtgaaaaaaactaatttttgtgttgtattttttcatttcacaaaccaataattcctttattcccttcattttctAAGAATTATTGTTTACCACATCcctatttctttttttcctggcaagaatgctctaaacctccacgtagttcttttaacttttttgaaaaatttaagtgTAATACCAGTGATTTTTATCTCGTGTTGTTTTTGATACATGCCAGCTGAcgtataaaaacaaaattttgaaaattgactCAGTATGACGTGACGATATCCGATGAACGCGTTTTGCGACCAATGCGCTAGACGAAATAGTAGAGAACTGTAACACC contains:
- the LOC661466 gene encoding putative fatty acyl-CoA reductase CG5065, whose amino-acid sequence is MVQIIENVEPNRIADFFKDKTILITGGTGFLGKVLIEKLLRSCTDLRRIYILIRAKNGKNIHDRLQDIFSGPLFDMLKKQHGKIVLEKVEPICGDISAPDLGLSPEDRKKLVQETEIIYHSAATVQFDEPFKKTVLLNVRGTRLMLTLAKECKKLLVFCHVSTAYCQETQEVLKEKTYPPPCDPHRIIDICEWMNEDTLDTIAQHMRGASANNYTFTKALGEGLVTEQMETLPVIIQRPAAVVPIWKEPVPGWTDNINGPTGLLIGAGKGVIRTMYGRSDYFADYVAVDIIANGLIVTAYDYVTYRVRRVYNMTSSDEHLVTFQEIIEMGQKILNTQVAFDWVLWYPGGGITNSRLWHNIRFYFFQFLPAILIDIMLMLFGLRPFLTRVQRKIKRGYQIFEYYSNRRWDFRKDNAAVIRKWMNETERKVFKVDDEGLDYYDYFVTCTLGARRYIRNEKDENIPSALRRLKMMWFVDKLCKVLIVVGFFYYLFKKISAVFGI